The following is a genomic window from Nitrospirota bacterium.
GCAGTCTCTGTTATCATCTACATTCCAACCTTTAAAAGCGGCCTGATATGGGATGACGAGGAGATAATTAAAGGGGCCATACTCGTTAACAAGAAAAACCCTTATGATATATTTATAAACACTGGTTTATACTGCAGGCCGATGACCATACTTTCCCTGTCACTGGATTATACCCTGTGGCATATTAATGCCATTGGATATCATGTGCACAACGTTATAATTCATGCGTTAAACTCGGTGCTTCTATATATTGGTACATTTAATGCTTTAAAAAACCGGAGCGGTTTTAACGGTAATTATCTGGGAATTTCTTTTTTCAGTGCCCTTCTCTTTGCGCTACATCCTATACACACCGAGTCGGTTGCCTGGATTTCAGATAGGACAGATTTACTTGCCACTTTTTTCTTTTTATTTGCTTTTATTGCATTGTTGGTTTATTTGCACGAAAAAAAACGAGAGGGACTATTTCTTATCTCTGTGTTTTTTCTGTTTGCAATTCTTTCTAAGGAAAATGCCATTGTTTTTATAGTAATAGCCTTAGCGTACATGTTTGTTATCAGGGCCGGTAAAAAAAGTTTCATTATGGTCTGTGCCTCTGTTGCCATATCGTTAACTTTTTATATGTGTTTGAGAGGGTTTGGCTGGCTTATGGAGTTATTTAAAGCACCGGGCACATCAGGAGCTTTTCTAAGCAAAAATGCCTCTTCTTACTCAGCCGTTAAAAATATCATAAGCGCTGCCAGCTATTACTATGAAAAGCTGCTGTGTCCGTGGAATTTAAACATAATTCCGGAGCTGCCATCAGGCACAGGCTACTATGTGCTGTTTATGATACCGGTAATTTTGTTAGTATTTTTGGCAGTAAAACGAAACGGAGTGGGTGCCTCACCCAGATTTTTTGCAGGCTTTTGGCTTTTGTGGATTATGATTACATTATTACCCTCCCTAACTATAGCCGTTTCTCAGATAGCTGCCCCTATTGGTGAACGTTATCTATATCTTCCCTCAGCGGGTTTCTGTGTTTTGCTTGTTATGGTTTTATATCCTGCCCATAAAAACTCTGCCGAAGGCGGCGTAAATAGAAAGTTAAGATTGTCTTTGCTTTTTGTTATTGCGTTAACCTATGCGCTTTTAACGCATGACCGCCTTCTTGACTGGCACTCTGACTTTGCCCTTTGGCAGGATGCCGCTAAGAAAAACCCGCATTCCGTTATAACCAAAACCAACTACGGCATAGCTCTGATACGGGAACATAATTTTGCAGAGGCTGGAAAACAATTAACAGAAGCTCTTAGCTTTAAACAGTTAAGCCGTGAAAAGAAATCAATAGTGCTTAATTCCCTTGGACTTGTTGAAATGGATAAGAAAAACTATGAAAGGGCCGAATCTCTATTTATTGACTCTTTAAAGGAAAACTCCGGCAATCTTGGCTCATATAACAACCTTGGGTACTTGTACATGAAGACAGCCTCTCAGATATCAAATGATCCGGCACGTAAGGAACAGCTTACCCGCAGGGCAATAGAGGTGTTTAAAGAGTCACTGAAATATGCTACCGAAATCAAAGAGATAAACTTTAACCTTGGCCTTTGCTATTTGGAACTTAATGATTTCAAAAACTCCAACGCATACTTTGATGCCGTAATAGAAAAGGATCCGAATTCCGAACTGGCTCAGAAAAGCATTAATTTTAAACTATATATGGAGATGAGAAAAAGAAATATGGATAATAAGAACTCTCCACATCCTTAGATAAAATTATTGCTATCATACTACCAGTATTGTACAATTATTTAAAGCATTTCTTAAAAGGAGGTGGATGATGCGTATGGAAAAGGACAGAAAGATATTCGGTGTCGGGAAAAATGTTTTTTTAACTGGGCTTGTCAGCTTTTTTATGGATGTCAGCTCAGAGATGATCTACCCCCTTGTTCCGCTTTTTTTAGCAAATGTTCTCGGAGTAAACAAATCTGTTATTGGTCTTATTGAGGGTATTGCAGAATCAACGGCCAGCCTGCTAAAGGTCTTTTCCGGCTGGTTTTCCGACAGAGTCGGAAATCGCAAGTGGCTTATGGCAGCCGGATATGCCATCTCAACACTAAGCAGGCCAATTGTTGCGCTTGCTACAGGTTGGCACCATGTGATGGGGTTTCGCATCATTGACAGGTTTGGTAAGGGAATACGTACTTCTCCCCGCGATGCAATTATAGCCGAATCCTCAGACAGCTCAAATCTCGGAAGAGCATTCAGTTTCCATCGCTCGATGGATACAATGGGAGCTGTTGTTGGGCCTGCTCTGGCTTTCTTTCTCCTTGGGTTGTTGTCTAACGATTACCGCAAAGTTTTCTGGATTTCGATGATACCCGGCGTGATAACAGTGCTCTTAATCATCTTTTTCATTACAGAAAAGAAAAAGCCAACAGCTTTAAGTGTAGAAAAACCTAAGCTGACCTTTAAACATTTTGACTGGAGGTTCAAGTATTTTACAACTATTGCTGCGCTGTTTGCCATCGGAAATTCCAGCGATGTGTTTCTGATACTAAGAGCACAGCAGGTTGGGGTTTCTACGGTTATGATCCCTGTTGTTTATCTCATATTCAATATCGTTTATTCTTTATCTGCAATTCCTGCAGGCATAGCTGCAGACAGGTTCGGCGCAAAGAGGGTTATCCTTATTGGCTTTGTGTTATTTGCCATACTTTACTACGGTTTTGCAATTGCAGAAAGCACAACTGCCATCTGGATTCTTTTCGCTTTCTACGGTCTTTTTATGGGACTTACGGAGGGGATACAGAAAGCGTTTCTTGCTACAATTATACCACAGGATTTTAAGGCTACAGCCTTTGGTGTCTATAACACTGTTGTCGGCCTTGCTATGCTTCCGGCAAGCCTGATAGGTGGCGGGTTATGGGATCACGTCTCTCCATCTGCCACGTTCTATTTCGGAGCAATAACGGCGGCACTGTCCTCTCTATTGTTTATTGCATTTATTTCTGCGATAAAAAAAGATGCTAAAAGGAGTGATATGTGTCAAAGAAATTAAGATATTTCAAGTACTAAATCAATGATTAATAAAAATTTTTTATTTACAAAAGATATATTGACAAATTAGTGAAATAATGTTAAACTTCGCACTGTTTTATAAAAAAGAACTTAAAAATAGAAAAAGGGGGGGGTGGATGTGAATGCCCATGGTAAATGTCAAGGATAGTGATTCCTTTGAGCTTGCTCTTAAGCGGTTTAAGAAGCAGTGCGAAAAGGAAGGGATCCTGTCTGAGATAAAAAGGAGAGAACACTACGAAAAACCAAGCATCAGAAAAAAGAAAAAGATAATAGCAGCCAGGAAGAAAGCTGCTAAACGCGTGTCTGTATCACAGTAACTGCGAATGTTTATTTTTTCGCAGGATGTTTTGATCTATATAAAGAACCGAAGAACTACTGTGTATTTTGTAAAAAAAGCAAGGATGATTGAGACGTTCTTGCTTTTTGTCGTTTTTATGTGCAGCTTGACTATGCGGCTGCATATGTTCTATAGTCAACTATAAGAGAAGCGGCCTGAGACAGATATACAAACCTAAGACAGCGCCGAAGTATATGTGCAAATCAGTTAATGTGCAGCTTATGAGGTAAGAAGCTAATAGATGGACCTGCAAAGAGTCAGAGACGATATAAAGTCCCGTTTAGACATAGTGGATGTAATTTCAAAATATGTGAATTTGAAAAGATCCGGGGCTAATTTCAAGGGGTTGTGTCCGTTTCACAGTGAAAAGACATCCTCATTTACGGTAAGTCCAGTAAGGCAGGTGTTTCATTGCTTCGGATGCGGCGCAGGCGGAGACATCTTCACATTTGTCATGAAAGAGGAGGGACTTGCCTACCTTGATGCCCTTAAGCAGTTGGCAGAGCAGGCAGGGGTCAAAATTGACAGCAATTTTTATCCGCAAGGAATGGGTACGGAGGGCAGACAGGAGTATCTCAATATTCACGCGGAGGCCAGGGAGTTTTTTCGGGCAATTTTTAAGAAATCAGAGAAGGCCAACAGTTATCTGCGTCTAAGAGGGTTAAGCGATGAGAGTTTAGATGAGTTCTCAATAGGTTTTGCTCCTGATAGTAAGGATATGCTCTATAAGCACCTAAAGAGCCGCGGCCATCTGGATGGTAAGATACTTGAGACCTCTTTGGTAAGTATAAGGGAAAATATGCCTTTTGATGTTTTCAGAAGGAGAATAATGTTTCCTATAGATACAGCTAAAGGGCAGACGATAGCCTTTGGCGGCAGAGCTCTCGATGATGTTCCTCCCAAATATTTAAATTCCTCAGAAACACCACTGTTTAAAAAGAAGAGGACACTCTATGGCCTCAGCCAGGCTTATGATGCAATCTCTAAAGCCAGATCGGTAGTCATAGTGGAGGGGTATCTGGACGTAATAATGTGTCATCAGTATGGGATTAAAAATGTGGTGGCGCCACTTGGCACTGCGCTTTCTGAGGAGCATGCCACACTGTTAAAACGCAGTGCCGATGAAGTTACTGTGCTTTTTGACGGGGATGAGGCCGGAGTGAGAGCTGCAAGGCGTGCAATATCACTGATAAGCAAGAAGGGGTTGATAGCTAAAGGAGTGGTAATACCCGGGAAAAATGATCCTGACAGCCTCCTTAGGCAAGACGGTCAACCTGCCCTTGCCGGACTGCTCTCCCAGTCAATGGGGTTTGTTGACTTTATGCTTTTTACCGGAGGCAACGGGATAGAAAATCTCAGAGAGATATACCGGACAATAGAGGATGTTGAGGATACGGTTTTAAGGGGCAGACTGATTACAGAGTTATCAAAAAAGGGTGCAATTTCTGAGACAACGTTAAGAGACTCCGTAAAAAGCCGCACCACAAACCAAAATAAAGAAATAACCGTACAAAGTTATAACCGCCTGATAGATGAGGAAATTCTATTTAATGCTTATATGGGGTTTGAGGATGTGCGAGGGACGATAGCAGCCGATTTAGATTTGGGTATGCTTGAAAACTCAACCTTAAAGAAGGTCTTTTCCGGATTGTTTGAAGGACAACTTAACCCCACAAATGACAGTATCCTGGCAGTATGTACTGAGGAGGAAATCTCCTACATAACGTCTCTTATGGTACAGCCTTATGTTGACACAGAAAATGTTGTACAAAATGTGTCTGACTGCCTGAAAAATATGAAGAAAAAAATTTATTTAAGAACCATAGCGGAAATAAACGGTAAAATAAAAATGGCAGAAAACCTAAACAATACTGAAACAATCTCGGTTTTGCAGGCTGAACTTTTAAGATTAAACAGATTAATAAAAACAAGTAAGGAAAATTAACGAGGATTTAATAATTTTGCTTGCTAAACAGAAACAATATTTGTTACACTCTAACGTTGTAAACATATGAAGAAAGAGAAAAGCATAACGGCAAGCGAAAAATCAGCAGGGCCCATAGCTCAGTTGGTAGAGCTACCGGCTCATAACCGGTTGGTCCCAGGTTCGAGTCCTGGTGGGCCCACCACAAGAAAGGCATCTGAGTTAATCTTTTATATGGTGGGTAAGTGTTAGAAGAGATTGGTCTCCTAAAAGAGATACAGGCTCTTGACAGTGAAGTAATAAGAATTAAACTTCTTATCGAAAAAACGCCTAAAACGGTGGTTGAGTACGATAAGGCTCTTAATGCTGCTAAATCAGATGTAGCTCTGAAAAGGGCGGCAGTTGATAAGGCGATAAAACAAAGGAAAGACCTGGAGCTGCTGGCAGAGGAAAAAAGTGCGCGAATCATAAAGATGAAAGGCCGCATTAACGACCTTAAATCAAATAAGGAATACAAAACCCACTTAAAAGAAATAGAACAAGTGGAAAGAGATAAGCGCCATGTAGAGGATGACATTTTAAACCTTATGGAGCAGATGGAAACCTATGACAAGGCATTAAAAAAATCAGAGCTTGCATTTACTAAGGAGGAGTCACACTATAACGAAAAGCTCTCCTACCTGAATAAAGAAAAAGCCGTTAGTGAAAAAGAGCTTGAAGGGCTGATTGCTAAAAGAAATAAACTGAGCAAAGAAATAAGTAAAGAAATCTATGATAAATATATTAAACTGCTTAGCAAGAAAAATGGGATAGCCGTAGTCAGAGCAGTGTCAGAGATTTGTTGTGGCTGTAATATGAGCATACCTCCCCAGTTGTTTGTAGAGGTTATGAAGAATGACCGCATTTTGACGTGCCCGCAATGTGGACGGATTCTGTGGTACGAAAATGAAAACAATAATAAGTAGAATTTCTAAGCCAACCACTATTAAACTGTTTTTTTTTAATAAATAAAGTTATAATAACTCACCGATATTTATAAGGGTTTAAGAGGAGTTCCTTACTCTTGGCATAAAATAAAATGATGGAGGTAAGTTTTTATGAGTAAAAAGGGCTTTGATTCTTTTGAAGAGCTGATAGAGCGAGCGAGTAAATTTGTGGAGTCGCAGGGTGGTAAGTGGGACCACATGGCATGGCTGGAGTTTTTATCAGACATGCAGAAAAAGGGGTTTAATCTGTCCCATGATATGCAGTCATATCTGGGCTCTATGCTTGAGTCAATGAAGAAACTCAATAGCACACTTATGAGTACGAAGGGTTTTGAAAACGTTTTACTGGATATATCTGAAAGTACGATAGGCTTTATCAAAAAAACAAAAGGCACGTGGGACCATACAGGATGGGAGAGTTTTATAAAGGATGTTCAAAAGACCGGCGTATCCTTAACTGAGGAGACAACAACATACCTTGGCGGGGTGCTTGAAGCTGCAAAAGAGCTTTATATGTTTCCTATGAAATCGACAAAGAACTCTGAGACAGAGAAAAAGCCTGCAGGTAAAGGTAAAGAATAATAACAGTTCTATATAGGAAAGCTCTGGAGCGGGCACAAACACGAATCACAATAGCCTTTCCGCTCCATGGCTGCAGTGGTTTGTAAACAATCGGCGCAGTGAGTTATTTTAAGGAGAGCTAAGGGCAGTGGATGATTTCAAGAAATTCACAAAGCAGGAAAGTCTCATATATGACGAGGCAATAAAGACATTAAGTGCAGAAGTGGAACACGGCACAGGTTATGAGGATGCGGTAAACAGACTTGCGATAGAAGATTCGCAACTTAAACAGCTCATAAGTGATGACTTCTTAAAAATACTTATAGTGAAGCTGCACTATGAAAAGGGTATGACATTAAAAGAGGTAGCCTCCAAATTAAGTGTAACCCATGAGCTTATCGTAGCAACAAAAAATGAAATGCTTGAAGAGGTTCAAGGTTCAGCCATCAAGGCTTTCCATAGTGATGTAAAGTGGGGAAATGCTTGAGTAACGGCATTGAGGTAGATTTTTTAATCACCGGCGATTATGTTGTCACTATGGAACCGCAAGTTGAACCGATAGTAAACGGGGCGGTTGCCGTATCCGGCGGTGTAATAACTGAGGTCGGCACACTTGAAGCTCTTTCTAAAAAATATCAACCCGGCAGGATTTTGGGCGGTAAGGGTAGGGCGGTAATTCCAGGCCTTATAAACACTCACACTCATGCAGCCATGGTTTACTTTAGAGGGCTTGCCGATGATTTACCCCTTAAGGAATGGCTTGAGGGTTACATTTGGCCTGCCGAGGGCAAATGGTTAAGCGATGAGTTTGTAGCCGATGCAATAACCCTTGCCTGTCTTGAGATGATGTTAAACGGAATAACCATGTATAATGATATGTATTTCTTTAAAGAGAGCATAGCAAGAACGACAAGAGATATGGGAATGAGGGTGGTTTTGGGTGCCGGCATTTTAGATTTTCCAACGGCCTCGGCTCAAAATGCCGATGAATATCTGAGTAAGGCCGAAATTTTCATAAAAGACTGGCTATCCGCAGACAGCCTTATAACTCCGGCAGTATCCCCACATGCTCCATATACCTGTAGTCCGGACACACTTTTGAAAGCAAAGAGACTATCTGAGCGTTACGGTGTTTTGCTTCATACGCATCTTTCAGAGACCCGGCATGAGGTAGATGACATAATAAAACTCTACGGGAGGCCTCCTGTAGAGCATCTAAGCGCATTAGGCGTACTGGATAATACGGTTATAGCAGCCCATTGTGTATGGGTAAGTGATAAAGAGATAGAGCTACTTTCAGAGTCAGGTGTTAGTGTGTCGCACTGTGTGGAGAGTAACCTTAAGCTTGCCTCAGGTATTGCTCCGGTAGTGCCAATGCTCAAAAAAGGTGTAAACGTAACTTTCGGAACGGATGGCGCTGCAAGTAACAATGACCTCGATATTTTTACCGAGATGTCAATAGCGGCAAGGCTTCACAAGGCTGTAAACAATGACCCAACGGTGCTTACCGCTAAGGATGCCCTCACAATGGCAACAATATCGGGAGCTAAAGCACTTGGAAAATCAGAAACCCTTGGCAGCATTAAGGCTGGTAAACTTGCCGATTTGGTAATACTGAACCTCGATAAACCTCATCTTACACCTTTTTATGATATTTACTCCCTTATTGTCTATTCAATGAGGGCATCAGATGTTGACTCTGTTATGATAAACGGAAAACTTACGGTTGAAAACAAGGTTTGTCTCATGAAAGATGAGCAGGAGATAATAGAAAAGGCAAGATGGTGGAAAGACAGGATTGCCGTAGAAACCAAAAACTGATAGTTTATTTACGATGAAATTAATTTGTGTTTTCTCTTGCGCATTTTTTTTACATATATTAACACCAATCGAGGCAGCCATAGTGTTTAAGGCTGTGGATACGGGACAAAACATATGTTATGGTAATTTAGGTCCTATAACGTGCCCATCTTATGGGAGTAGTTTTTATGGTCAGGACGCTCAGTACGATAGTACAGTCCCTTACTATACTTTTAACGATAATCTCACTGTAGTTATAGATCAAAACACCGGGCTTATGTGGGAAAGAGCACATCATTCAAGCAAGGTAGATTATAATACGGCTAATGGGTATTGTGACAATCTCACCCTCGGCGGTTATACCGACTGGAGAGTGCCAACTATCAAAGAACTGTTTTCTATATCGGACTCAAGGGGTGCCACACACAAGCGGTTTTATATAGATACAAACTATTTTGATCTGGAAATTCCCACAGAAGGGGAGCTTACCGGCACTCATACCTACGACATGATGGGGCAAACATGGTCATCTACGCTTCGTCCGGATAAAGTCAACACAGTGTATTTCTATAATTTTCTTGATGGACACATCAAAAGCAATGGAACAGATGGTACTTTTGAGAATTTTTATCGTTGTGCAAGAGGCACATCCGGAGTGTTTGAAA
Proteins encoded in this region:
- a CDS encoding MFS transporter, producing MRMEKDRKIFGVGKNVFLTGLVSFFMDVSSEMIYPLVPLFLANVLGVNKSVIGLIEGIAESTASLLKVFSGWFSDRVGNRKWLMAAGYAISTLSRPIVALATGWHHVMGFRIIDRFGKGIRTSPRDAIIAESSDSSNLGRAFSFHRSMDTMGAVVGPALAFFLLGLLSNDYRKVFWISMIPGVITVLLIIFFITEKKKPTALSVEKPKLTFKHFDWRFKYFTTIAALFAIGNSSDVFLILRAQQVGVSTVMIPVVYLIFNIVYSLSAIPAGIAADRFGAKRVILIGFVLFAILYYGFAIAESTTAIWILFAFYGLFMGLTEGIQKAFLATIIPQDFKATAFGVYNTVVGLAMLPASLIGGGLWDHVSPSATFYFGAITAALSSLLFIAFISAIKKDAKRSDMCQRN
- a CDS encoding 30S ribosomal protein S21, with amino-acid sequence MPMVNVKDSDSFELALKRFKKQCEKEGILSEIKRREHYEKPSIRKKKKIIAARKKAAKRVSVSQ
- a CDS encoding DNA primase, whose translation is MDLQRVRDDIKSRLDIVDVISKYVNLKRSGANFKGLCPFHSEKTSSFTVSPVRQVFHCFGCGAGGDIFTFVMKEEGLAYLDALKQLAEQAGVKIDSNFYPQGMGTEGRQEYLNIHAEAREFFRAIFKKSEKANSYLRLRGLSDESLDEFSIGFAPDSKDMLYKHLKSRGHLDGKILETSLVSIRENMPFDVFRRRIMFPIDTAKGQTIAFGGRALDDVPPKYLNSSETPLFKKKRTLYGLSQAYDAISKARSVVIVEGYLDVIMCHQYGIKNVVAPLGTALSEEHATLLKRSADEVTVLFDGDEAGVRAARRAISLISKKGLIAKGVVIPGKNDPDSLLRQDGQPALAGLLSQSMGFVDFMLFTGGNGIENLREIYRTIEDVEDTVLRGRLITELSKKGAISETTLRDSVKSRTTNQNKEITVQSYNRLIDEEILFNAYMGFEDVRGTIAADLDLGMLENSTLKKVFSGLFEGQLNPTNDSILAVCTEEEISYITSLMVQPYVDTENVVQNVSDCLKNMKKKIYLRTIAEINGKIKMAENLNNTETISVLQAELLRLNRLIKTSKEN
- a CDS encoding amidohydrolase, translating into MEVDFLITGDYVVTMEPQVEPIVNGAVAVSGGVITEVGTLEALSKKYQPGRILGGKGRAVIPGLINTHTHAAMVYFRGLADDLPLKEWLEGYIWPAEGKWLSDEFVADAITLACLEMMLNGITMYNDMYFFKESIARTTRDMGMRVVLGAGILDFPTASAQNADEYLSKAEIFIKDWLSADSLITPAVSPHAPYTCSPDTLLKAKRLSERYGVLLHTHLSETRHEVDDIIKLYGRPPVEHLSALGVLDNTVIAAHCVWVSDKEIELLSESGVSVSHCVESNLKLASGIAPVVPMLKKGVNVTFGTDGAASNNDLDIFTEMSIAARLHKAVNNDPTVLTAKDALTMATISGAKALGKSETLGSIKAGKLADLVILNLDKPHLTPFYDIYSLIVYSMRASDVDSVMINGKLTVENKVCLMKDEQEIIEKARWWKDRIAVETKN